In Candidatus Stygibacter australis, the following proteins share a genomic window:
- a CDS encoding S41 family peptidase: MKLKETGKIFLSLGLFGWILIAVILVSSYKVDAQDVNRENMFKKLELFSQVLFNLQQNYVDTLNTDDLINAAIDGMLDELDPHTTFFQPDDFEKFNTSTKGEFGGLGITINKIGDYITVVSPIEGTPAYKMGIMAGDKISKVDGVSVVGVSTDDAINKMRGDVGTKVVITIKRPGVKEELDFEIIRDTIVINSIPYAFVMDNGIGYIRVRQFNAKTTKELRAELDRLEKEGMRGLLIDLRFNPGGLLTEAVNTVNEFIGKDKRVVFTKGKTDSANQEYFTRYNRQRSGYPVIVMVNEASASASEIFAGSMQDYDRALVVGKTSYGKGSVQRLFPLSDGYGVKVTTAKYYINSGRCIHKDLNDRLIKDPRVRNGDMSEDEIEKLREEADQEHLKDVHYTEKGRIVYGGGGVNPDMEIKQAKMTRLGMELRRKNLSFNFTVDYMIDHERQVELDFEPDQTFIADFLEFAKEDSVEWTDTELDSTMSWITNNLTSNIISKKFGDVEGYKIAIRDDQQLQEALVIFDKCKTLDEMFDYALEQKTLKKEMAKE; this comes from the coding sequence ATGAAATTAAAAGAAACCGGGAAAATATTTCTCTCATTAGGTTTGTTTGGCTGGATACTGATTGCAGTTATACTGGTTAGCAGCTACAAAGTAGATGCTCAAGACGTCAACAGGGAAAACATGTTCAAAAAGCTGGAACTGTTCAGTCAGGTACTTTTTAACCTGCAACAGAACTATGTTGATACCCTTAATACTGATGATTTGATCAATGCCGCCATTGATGGCATGCTGGATGAACTCGATCCGCATACAACTTTTTTTCAACCTGATGATTTTGAGAAATTTAATACAAGCACAAAAGGTGAATTCGGTGGTTTAGGTATTACAATAAATAAGATAGGTGATTATATCACAGTTGTTTCCCCCATAGAAGGTACTCCTGCATATAAGATGGGGATCATGGCTGGTGACAAGATATCTAAAGTTGATGGCGTAAGCGTTGTGGGAGTATCCACTGATGATGCAATTAATAAAATGCGTGGTGATGTAGGAACTAAGGTAGTGATCACTATCAAGCGCCCAGGAGTAAAGGAAGAGCTGGATTTCGAGATCATCCGCGATACTATTGTGATAAACAGCATACCCTACGCTTTTGTTATGGATAATGGCATTGGATATATCAGGGTACGTCAGTTTAATGCTAAAACTACCAAGGAACTACGAGCTGAACTTGATCGTCTCGAAAAGGAAGGAATGCGTGGCTTGCTGATTGATCTACGCTTTAATCCTGGAGGGCTGTTAACAGAGGCTGTAAATACCGTTAATGAATTTATCGGGAAAGATAAACGTGTTGTTTTCACCAAAGGAAAAACAGATTCAGCTAACCAGGAATATTTTACCCGTTATAATCGTCAGCGTTCAGGTTATCCGGTGATTGTGATGGTAAATGAAGCTTCTGCAAGTGCTTCGGAGATATTTGCAGGATCTATGCAGGATTATGACAGGGCATTAGTAGTGGGTAAAACCTCTTATGGTAAAGGTTCAGTCCAAAGACTTTTCCCACTCTCTGATGGTTATGGTGTAAAGGTAACCACTGCTAAATATTACATAAATTCTGGTCGCTGCATTCACAAAGACCTTAATGACAGGCTTATCAAAGATCCCCGGGTTCGCAATGGAGATATGAGCGAGGATGAAATAGAAAAACTGCGTGAAGAAGCAGATCAGGAGCATCTCAAGGATGTTCACTATACCGAAAAAGGCAGAATCGTGTATGGTGGTGGTGGAGTAAATCCAGATATGGAGATCAAGCAAGCCAAAATGACCAGACTGGGCATGGAATTACGACGCAAGAACCTTTCCTTTAATTTTACGGTTGATTATATGATCGATCACGAGCGTCAAGTTGAGCTCGATTTCGAGCCTGATCAGACTTTTATCGCCGATTTTCTGGAATTTGCCAAAGAAGATAGTGTGGAATGGACGGATACTGAATTAGACAGCACTATGAGTTGGATAACTAATAACCTTACCAGCAATATAATCAGCAAGAAGTTTGGTGACGTAGAAGGTTATAAGATAGCTATCAGAGATGATCAGCAGTTACAGGAAGCTCTTGTTATATTTGATAAGTGCAAAACTCTTGATGAGATGTTTGATTATGCACTGGAACAAAAAACCTTGAAGAAAGAAATGGCAAAAGAATAG
- a CDS encoding ABC transporter permease has translation MFGNYFKIAFRNLWKNKLNSFINIFGLVLGLTCSLLILFFIRSELSYEKTISNYQRIYRITNENLEENGKHWAVVSPLHGLEIADYVPEIESVIRMVYTYKQFISYTDENENVNRFQEDRGYFADPGIFELFDIELLKGKPETALQNANSVVLTESFARKYFGDQNPMGKFLVNDGSGNEMEVTGVLKDLPYNTHFRFDHLISMETFYNRMQGNNAADWLESKGWAYFYTYVLMKENIDIANAEANLVSFTDSFYQEWFEGSDEKPADYIKLHFQPIEEIHLNSHLEQEMGPNSDITYVNVFGFVAILILVLAGVNFINLATARAFNRMREVGVRKVLGAAKADLTLQFLIESMIVALISGVLAVALIEIILPFYYTITGIQISVLHIFRLDNLAIIMGVVLIFGLISGIYPSIFMSMFSVNSALKDKRTKNSTTSVIRHSLIIFQFVISTMMIFSTLIIYKQLQFFNHKELGYEKDQLIAVQLYGDVRREAIDNTKTLKDYLLSFSGITGVTMCSNIPGERLSVEDIRMESIPEDTELPPIRYLRVDHDYIETLGLEMIAGKSFKDWTSENPAFILNENALNAIQVDDPVGKMASNFRGTEAEIVGIVKNFHFASLHNKIEPLVIELNPSWSSNLLVRVSNNDYKGTLEFIKDKFQEIAPGSVFNYSFVDEKLASLYENEQRMNTIFLLFTSLAVIISCLGLFGLSIYYAELKIKEIGIRKVLGAENYQIINLLTSKFVLWIVIANLIALPLAWFAMQKWLINFAYKIEITPSIFLISICLSFFIAMISISYHSIRAVTQNPIKALKCE, from the coding sequence ATGTTTGGAAATTATTTTAAGATTGCATTTAGAAATTTATGGAAGAACAAATTAAACAGCTTCATTAACATTTTTGGATTAGTATTGGGTTTAACCTGTAGCCTTTTGATCCTTTTCTTTATTCGATCAGAGCTAAGCTATGAGAAAACGATCAGTAATTATCAGCGAATTTACCGTATTACAAATGAAAATCTGGAAGAAAACGGCAAGCACTGGGCAGTTGTTTCACCTTTACACGGTTTAGAGATAGCAGATTACGTTCCCGAAATAGAATCTGTGATCAGGATGGTATATACTTACAAACAGTTTATCAGCTATACAGATGAGAATGAGAATGTAAACCGTTTTCAGGAGGATCGTGGTTATTTTGCTGATCCAGGTATATTTGAGCTATTTGATATAGAGTTATTAAAAGGCAAACCTGAAACTGCCTTGCAAAATGCAAATTCTGTTGTCCTTACAGAGAGTTTTGCCCGGAAATATTTTGGTGATCAAAACCCAATGGGTAAATTCCTGGTAAATGACGGAAGCGGCAATGAGATGGAAGTCACAGGAGTGCTCAAGGATCTGCCATATAATACTCATTTCAGGTTTGATCATCTCATCTCTATGGAGACGTTTTATAACCGGATGCAAGGAAATAATGCAGCTGACTGGCTTGAATCAAAGGGGTGGGCTTATTTCTATACTTATGTTTTGATGAAGGAAAATATAGATATTGCTAATGCAGAGGCTAATCTGGTCTCCTTTACTGACAGCTTTTATCAGGAATGGTTTGAAGGTAGTGATGAAAAGCCTGCTGACTATATCAAGCTGCATTTCCAGCCAATAGAGGAGATACATCTTAATTCACATCTAGAGCAGGAGATGGGTCCTAATAGTGATATTACTTATGTGAACGTGTTTGGGTTTGTTGCGATACTTATCCTGGTGCTTGCTGGAGTAAATTTTATCAATCTTGCTACAGCCCGGGCATTCAATCGCATGAGAGAAGTAGGAGTTCGCAAGGTGCTTGGTGCAGCGAAGGCGGATCTTACTCTGCAGTTTCTCATTGAATCTATGATCGTCGCTTTGATCTCAGGAGTTCTCGCAGTTGCTCTGATAGAGATAATTTTACCATTTTACTATACGATCACTGGAATCCAGATATCTGTTTTGCATATTTTCAGATTAGATAATCTGGCAATAATTATGGGAGTGGTTCTCATTTTCGGTTTAATCTCTGGTATATATCCTTCCATCTTTATGAGCATGTTTTCAGTAAATTCTGCCCTTAAGGATAAAAGGACTAAAAATTCTACTACTTCTGTCATCAGACATTCTCTGATAATTTTTCAGTTTGTGATCTCGACTATGATGATTTTCAGTACTTTGATCATCTATAAACAACTGCAATTCTTTAACCATAAGGAACTTGGCTATGAAAAAGATCAGCTGATTGCCGTTCAACTTTATGGCGATGTTAGACGTGAAGCAATTGATAATACAAAAACTCTCAAAGATTATTTACTTTCATTTTCCGGGATAACGGGAGTTACCATGTGTTCCAATATTCCAGGTGAAAGATTGAGTGTAGAAGATATCAGAATGGAATCTATCCCTGAAGATACAGAATTACCGCCTATCAGATATCTGCGCGTAGATCATGATTATATTGAAACTCTGGGGCTGGAAATGATCGCAGGAAAGAGTTTTAAAGACTGGACTTCAGAGAATCCGGCTTTTATCCTGAATGAAAATGCTCTTAACGCAATTCAAGTTGATGATCCAGTAGGGAAGATGGCATCGAATTTTAGAGGGACTGAAGCTGAAATAGTGGGAATCGTGAAGAACTTTCATTTTGCCTCATTGCACAATAAAATAGAACCTCTGGTGATTGAACTTAATCCCAGCTGGTCATCAAATCTGCTTGTTCGTGTCTCTAATAATGATTACAAAGGAACACTTGAATTTATCAAAGACAAATTTCAGGAAATTGCTCCGGGATCTGTATTTAATTATTCTTTTGTTGATGAAAAACTGGCATCCCTTTATGAAAATGAACAAAGAATGAACACGATATTTCTGCTTTTTACTTCACTAGCTGTCATCATATCCTGTTTGGGGCTTTTTGGATTGTCGATTTATTATGCTGAACTTAAAATAAAGGAAATTGGCATCAGGAAAGTTCTGGGAGCAGAGAATTATCAAATTATCAATTTACTGACTTCAAAATTTGTTCTATGGATAGTAATTGCAAACCTGATTGCTCTCCCGCTTGCCTGGTTTGCCATGCAGAAATGGCTTATTAATTTCGCTTACAAGATTGAGATCACTCCCTCTATATTCCTGATATCTATTTGCCTGTCTTTTTTCATTGCCATGATCTCTATAAGTTATCATTCTATCAGGGCAGTTACTCAGAACCCGATAAAAGCATTGAAATGCGAATAA